tatatcataaaatgcttaaataataaataaataaagaattttGGAATTGAATGCTTGTCACCATAAATAGATAAATCACAAATTTTATGAgacattaaatatatacattttacatttatttgtatatttatttattcatttgtgtattaattaattaactattaTACTATATAATTATTCAgccatttatttatctatttatatatttttttaatttatttatacttttatttatgcATAGTATAACTTGctacagcaaaataaataaatcttgaaTCTGCTGCTCTTGCCTAATTCAAGATGGCGGCTGTGAATGAACTCTTGCTGTGGCTGAACAGACGGAGGCAAATGCCAATTCCTCTGCTTTTTAGATGAACTGAGGGCTTCCTGAACCGGAACCTGAGCTTCCGTTGCAGTATTAAGTTCCACGAAAAATAATTTCCCATATCCAACCTTCTACTCTGGTCACTGGTTTCACGTTCACACACGTCCTCTCGGCTGTCCCTTGACCTTAGCCTAAATAATCAAACACTGCTACAGCGTGTGCAGCTCGGCTCTGACATCATCCGAATCCACATGTAGGCGTAAATCATCCACTCCCAACCCCCGAACGAAGGATTTTCTCCGGTTTAGAGACCCCCACCCGCATGGACATTTGTGTCCACCTGTACCGGTCCCTGCAGGCTCTAGTGCCTTTTAAATGATGTCGAGCAGCGCAAGCTTTCCAGGTGCTTTCTTTATTGTTGGTGTAAGAGTGTTTTACTTTTCTGATtagaggctgctgtcagtcatctgAAACGTTTCCACGCGCGCAGTAATGTCACATCGcgggacatttaagcagcaaaagtAAAACCTGACGGGACAGAGGAAAGTGTCCAGAGGAACAGTTcaacttttagcttctgaaatacgtgtttttccactgctttactccaaactatttcactgtgtgtgtgtgtgtgtgtgtgtgtgtgtgtgtgtgtgtgtgtgtgtgtcgatcCTGGCAGCGTGtcgggagatttaaataatcgGTGCAGTTGCTGCTGCGCCTCGTGCGTGAATGCGCATAACATCTGGCGTGCTTTGTGCTTTGTGTTACAGTACAGAGAGGCAGGCCTAGATTCACTGTGCATTCACTCTGTGACTGgattcaaatataaatattcttCCCGATTTATGTTTGCCTGCTCTATTTTACCTAAGGTCTAGAGTGAATGGGAATGATTAAGTGATAAGTATgataagtgttgcaatataggggcATTTGTGGGGATACAGTGATTCGACTTAAAAAGAATGTGGGACAGGGGCGTAAGGGGGGGCTTGGCCCCTTGGCCCCCCTATTTCCCATGATATCGGCCCTAACTGACTCAGAAATGAATGAAGCTGTGTTAGTGGGATAGCACAGCAACTGAGGCTGAGGCCGATATGATGGAGGGCTGCAGCTGGGGCTGTCGCCAACCAAAGaaaatgagacggtgtagtccctcattcgtccaggagtgttctgtcgtagaaaaggtttcagccgtagtcgtctggacactgttttcagaatcaagacgtttcggctcccatccggaagtcattctcagttgtgaaaaaattggacgggaactggaaatttaagctactctgtgttgattaagccccgccctcagggaggagtctacctgagtgtctgctgtttacctgcctagtttcacctgaaactgacctaatagtttccatgatggcccagtaatcagtaatcaggcctgttgttttctggctgcatctacttcatcactgttaagtgcctgattagtatgtgataggcgtgaccaaggtgctaatacactctgatagactttgggcagattaaatctcagaccaccatttctgttcaaagaggggttctctttcttcacaaaatggcttccttgacgccccgttcaaaccaactcttctctctactaagaatcttcacctcactgtcttcaaatgtgcggtttgtcgcttttagatgcaaatgcacggcgctctgtaatcccgagtcagcgtgtcgtctgtgctgatgaaGTCTTTTGTgtagtggctgtttggtctcgcctatgtaccgttctttgcagttttcctcactgcactgaatggagtagactacattgctctgtttctgtgtgggtaacttgattctgaaaacagtgtccagatgactacgactgaaaccttttctacaaccaAAGAAAATGTTGGTCGACTGATATTCTACCTACTCTTACTCCTCGATTGGTCGATGGGGGGAAACAATCTGCACGTTATCTCTAGATTAAGATGTTTCTCTTTAACGGTCCCTCAACATCAGTCCAACATCGGGAGTGGGAGTAGCCACATTTGCAGCGCAACATGCTAACGGCAAGTTCAGCAGATAACCTACATAATAAACAGTAAGACACCATAAAATATTGCAAAACTGACGGCTTTGAAGTTTGACATCAGAGACAGCCGGTACCAACCCTGGTGCAGTGTGTCCTACGCTAAAGGAGACAAGAAAGGAAGCGCTGAAGCACCTTTCCTTAGAATTTAGACAATTCGACTAGCTCCTATCACGCTTAAATACTTCCCggtcatttcactcagtttgGAACCTTCTGAAGCAAAAAAGACTTTTGGACCGCAACCCACGTCTGCATGTGTCCCTCCCAGCCATCAAAGTAATGCATTAAGAAGAGCCTTTCTCCTTATGAAAGTAACACCAGTGATTTTCTGACCAATGAGAATTTGGTCGGACCCGAGCATATCAACCAACCAATCGACCAGCCGGCCAGAAGAAGGCAGCCCGAGCTGCAACAGCAGCGCTGCTCGAGCCGGCCGTCCTTCTTCTGGCAGCAAACTCATACCCGGATCAAAGAGAGCTCCATGGACTGGTAGAGCCCGCTGGGTCTGCAACACTGTTCATTCGCCAATCAGAGGCTTTAACCCGCCCCCGACTTTTGATGGATGAAGTTGACACATTCATGTATTTCCTGCAGCAAGTTACATTATAgataaatgaaagtatatataaataaataaatccaattataaaaagataaataaatgtgtgaataaatgagtaggtaaataaataaatccatatacaaatgtgtaaatatataaatatatataaattaataaataaatacacaaataaatgtaccttttgtatatttaatgtcatttaatttgtgatttatttatttatggtggcAATTAagcattaaattacataattatttatttattcatttatttaggcattttattatataactgtatttttattaagCATTAAAtaatatctatttattttttcatgtatttaagcattttattatataattatttatgtatttctatatttagTTTCGGCCCTGAAAACCCTCCATACTATAAATGCAAAGGCTGAGTACTGTTGAAACTACTTCCTGTTTGGTGTTGGAACAGACTGATTTCAGCACAGCTGATGGCTGATGGATTTCCTTTGTGATGGCTGACATGCAAACCACTTCAACAACAGTTCAGCCAACACCTACATTTGACATGATGAGTCTATTTCCTGCATGACGATTGCTCTGCATTGCATGCCACCGTGTGACTGCcagggcttgtgtgtgtgttgttgctgtgtgtgtgttgtgcagatTCTTGGATGGGGGCAGCTGGAGGCCATCAGGAAACTCCCTCTTCCCCGGCACCATGtgttacattttctgtataGTTTATTTCATATTATCTTGGTTTCCCTGCCagtgtctgtgttgctgtcacATCTGTCAAAACAAATTCATTTCAGTTAAAAGTCTCTTTTAGTTCACCACTCACGTGTGCTTCCCTTATTTGTATTAACAGATGCTCTTGTTATTTTATCCGTCACTGTATATTACACTTGGAAGACCCAGTCCACACATTTAGCACTTTTTTACTGGcttaattcatatttattcatcagCCTTGCTGAAAGTGAAACGGAAGGTAACTTTCCACGTTTCTTCCTCAGATAGGCATTCAAGTCAATAACTCAGAAGAAGGACAGTGCCAAAACGTGTGGAAGACATTCTGGGTGACACTCATGCCAAACAAAATGCAGCTAAATCAAATAtggcaagaaagagagagcccTTACCGGCCAGGTGCTGCTTTCAGCCcctcctcctgtgggcaccaCGCCCCTCCTCTGGCCGGCGACCTGAGCGGGGCTGAGCGCCTCACCTGGCTCACCTTACAGCCGCTCTGAAACCCAATGCCACGGCGCAAGGCACCGTAAAGTCCGCAGTTATTGTCCGAGACCTCGGCGTCTCTTCGGAGGCGTACACTGTATGCTGACATGGAACCAGTCTACCGGGGTCTGGGTCGCTGTGTGTGCTGTTTCTGGCTCGCAGTAGCGTTTGACATTGTGGGACTGGTCGTACTTCTTATCGGGGTGTTTGTAAACGTGTTTTTCTACGACCTGCTCATCTACGCGGGCGCCATCGTCATCTTTCTGAGCCTCATCTGGTGGGTGTTCTGGTACTCTGGGAACATCGAGGTGCCCCCGGCGGAGCTGGAGGACGATGTCGGAATACTGAAGAAGGATAAGGGCGGCATCAGCGGCGCGGTGAGGCGTCTCTCCAGCCGCGTGTCCAGTGGCATAAGGAGCTCGTTCCACAGGAACGGAGGACCGTCCAGCGCCCGCGCGGAGGCCCGCGCGGCCCGCGCGCAGAGGTCGGCGCCAGGAGCCCTGCCGGCGGAGCAGGTGGCCGTTGCTATGGCAACGATGACCCCGCGGGAGGATACCCCATACACTACTGCCTCAGTGGCGGCTGACGAAGAGATGCCGCACACAACGACAGAGACTTCACCTATATAGTGTCACCCACAGGTGAGGCCGCACTCACTGCATAACACAAACTGGATTTAGAAATGGTGTTTCAACAAAGAATCCACATTTTTAGACCCATATAGGCCTATTTAAACATTTGGCAATTCAACTTCCATGGTC
This genomic interval from Siniperca chuatsi isolate FFG_IHB_CAS linkage group LG21, ASM2008510v1, whole genome shotgun sequence contains the following:
- the si:dkeyp-72e1.6 gene encoding transmembrane protein 238-like, encoding MEPVYRGLGRCVCCFWLAVAFDIVGLVVLLIGVFVNVFFYDLLIYAGAIVIFLSLIWWVFWYSGNIEVPPAELEDDVGILKKDKGGISGAVRRLSSRVSSGIRSSFHRNGGPSSARAEARAARAQRSAPGALPAEQVAVAMATMTPREDTPYTTASVAADEEMPHTTTETSPI